The following coding sequences lie in one Nitratireductor mangrovi genomic window:
- a CDS encoding CinA family protein produces the protein MTTHDDLARAVLAACESRGLMVATAESCTGGMVAAALTDIAGSSVVVERGFVTYSNEAKVEMLGVDLQTLARHGAVSGETAREMAVGALDHSRADIAVSVTGIAGPGGGSAEKPVGLVWFAVARRNGNVAAHQRRFGDLGRDPVRREARDLALRLLLEEAERER, from the coding sequence ATGACGACGCATGACGATCTCGCCCGGGCGGTCCTGGCGGCCTGCGAGAGCCGCGGCCTCATGGTCGCCACGGCTGAATCCTGCACCGGTGGCATGGTCGCGGCGGCGCTGACCGACATCGCCGGCTCCTCCGTCGTGGTCGAGCGCGGCTTCGTCACCTATTCCAACGAGGCCAAGGTGGAGATGCTGGGCGTCGATCTGCAGACTCTGGCCCGGCATGGTGCGGTATCCGGCGAAACGGCGCGCGAGATGGCGGTGGGCGCACTCGATCATTCGCGGGCGGATATAGCCGTGTCGGTGACGGGCATTGCCGGGCCCGGCGGTGGCTCTGCCGAAAAACCCGTCGGGCTGGTCTGGTTCGCCGTCGCGCGGCGCAACGGCAACGTCGCCGCGCATCAGCGCCGTTTCGGTGATCTCGGCCGTGATCCGGTCAGGCGGGAGGCGCGCGACCTTGCGCTTCGACTACTCCTCGAGGAAGCCGAACGCGAGCGTTGA